A stretch of Corallococcus macrosporus DNA encodes these proteins:
- a CDS encoding ATP-binding protein, with translation MSGASGGGPRNTVSAPRRESALQRRLSLGDLLDLPSFTEVVKGFSDLYRVGIKVLDTRGNKLADVKVGHGDFCAYVFSFPDGRHACTAMVGRVKDGPVLPEAGGRVADGDVSETVGLIALTCFTGLRYVVMPVRWDGDLLGRVILGPFTPEELTDFPETLTGIQGLDLERAQELLGRVRRVPERTAAQVLGHFGQVLGALVASGQKAYLATHLHLESTLEVHRELEAQNARLLQANARLKELDRLKSTFLGTVSHELRTPLASILGYSEMMAEGLAGPLNPEQLQYVRTIVEKGETLLSMISSLLDLSQIEAGRLRLSMAPVDPGYVIQTAVSSVLPQAQRKGLELEVRLPHTPQPRLAGDLDKLRQVVVNLLANAVKFTPAGGRVKVTLSDAAMQQELGVPGYRISVEDTGVGIRAEEFERIFQSFYQVDGSSTREFGGAGLGLAIVKSLVEGHGGRVRVESEFGHGSRFIVQLPLHPPMQDRGLTAAPPMPEPDRF, from the coding sequence ATGAGCGGCGCGTCAGGCGGAGGACCCCGGAACACCGTGAGCGCGCCCCGGCGCGAGTCCGCGCTCCAGCGGCGGCTGTCGCTGGGAGACCTGCTGGACCTGCCGTCCTTCACGGAGGTGGTGAAGGGCTTCAGCGACCTGTACCGCGTGGGCATCAAGGTGCTGGACACGCGCGGCAACAAGCTGGCGGACGTGAAGGTGGGCCACGGCGACTTCTGCGCCTACGTCTTCTCCTTCCCGGATGGCCGCCACGCGTGCACCGCCATGGTGGGCCGGGTGAAGGACGGCCCCGTGCTGCCGGAGGCCGGCGGGCGCGTGGCGGACGGTGACGTGTCCGAAACCGTGGGCCTCATCGCGCTCACGTGCTTCACCGGCCTGCGCTACGTGGTGATGCCGGTGCGCTGGGACGGAGACCTCCTGGGCCGCGTCATCCTGGGGCCCTTCACGCCAGAGGAGCTGACGGACTTCCCGGAGACGCTCACCGGCATCCAGGGGCTGGACCTGGAGCGAGCGCAGGAGCTGCTGGGCCGCGTGCGCCGCGTGCCGGAGCGCACCGCCGCGCAGGTGCTGGGCCACTTCGGGCAGGTGCTGGGCGCGCTCGTCGCCAGCGGGCAGAAGGCGTACCTGGCCACGCACCTGCATCTGGAGTCCACGCTGGAGGTGCACCGCGAGCTGGAGGCGCAGAACGCGCGGCTGCTCCAGGCGAACGCGCGGCTCAAGGAGCTGGACCGGCTGAAGTCCACCTTCCTGGGCACGGTGAGCCACGAGCTGCGCACGCCGCTCGCGTCCATCCTTGGGTACTCGGAGATGATGGCGGAGGGGCTGGCGGGGCCGCTCAACCCGGAGCAGCTCCAGTACGTGCGCACCATCGTGGAGAAGGGCGAGACGCTCCTCTCGATGATCTCCTCGCTGCTGGACCTGAGCCAGATTGAAGCGGGCCGCCTGCGTCTGTCCATGGCGCCGGTGGACCCCGGCTACGTCATCCAGACGGCGGTCTCCAGCGTGCTGCCGCAGGCGCAGCGCAAGGGCCTGGAGCTGGAGGTGCGGCTGCCGCACACGCCGCAGCCAAGGCTGGCGGGGGACCTGGACAAGCTGCGCCAGGTGGTGGTGAACCTGCTGGCCAACGCGGTGAAGTTCACGCCCGCGGGCGGCCGGGTGAAGGTGACGCTGTCGGACGCGGCGATGCAGCAGGAGCTGGGCGTGCCCGGCTACCGCATCAGCGTGGAGGACACCGGCGTGGGCATCCGCGCCGAGGAGTTCGAGCGCATCTTCCAGAGCTTCTACCAGGTGGACGGCAGCTCCACGCGCGAGTTCGGTGGCGCGGGACTGGGCCTGGCCATCGTGAAGAGCCTGGTGGAGGGCCACGGCGGCCGCGTGCGCGTGGAGAGCGAGTTCGGCCACGGCTCGCGCTTCATCGTCCAACTGCCGCTGCACCCGCCCATGCAGGACCGCGGGCTGACCGCCGCTCCGCCCATGCCGGAGCCGGACCGCTTCTAA
- a CDS encoding MgtC/SapB family protein, with protein MMEGLPPVVSWPPLQTLMRLTLALAVGLFVGLEREWRGKEAGLRTFGFAALLGGMGGLLGPSFALLSLALLGVLLCFLNWQSLRANGGAELTTSAALLVTGFTGVLCGLGHTVTPAAVGVTTAGLLAWKERMATFSHKITAEELRSAILLAILAFAIYPVLPAQPVDPWGLIEPRAAWVTVILIAAIGFVNYLLWKMFGTHGVEVTGFLGGLVNSTVTVAELANRVRETSGRLLDVAYRGVMLATAAMALRNAVLLGLLSFRALVDSAIPLVLILLSSTGLALMRSRTEATPGAEPPALPLKSPFSLPSALKFGLIFLALQVVGTVGQTLLGRWGFYAVSALGGLVSSASAVASAASLCANGTISPTTAGVGAIIASLASAAINFILVARVSEQRSLTLRLGRALGVVMLLGLVGALVQTRLPTLLPADAGGAGLFKPHAPGQPHAD; from the coding sequence ATGATGGAAGGTCTTCCCCCCGTCGTCTCCTGGCCGCCGCTGCAGACGCTGATGCGGCTGACGCTCGCGCTCGCGGTGGGCCTGTTCGTCGGGCTGGAGCGCGAGTGGCGCGGCAAGGAGGCCGGCCTGCGCACGTTCGGCTTCGCGGCGCTGCTGGGCGGCATGGGCGGCCTGCTGGGCCCGAGCTTCGCGCTGCTCAGCCTCGCGCTCCTGGGCGTGCTGCTGTGCTTCCTCAACTGGCAGTCCCTGCGCGCCAACGGCGGCGCGGAGCTGACCACGTCCGCCGCGCTGCTCGTCACGGGCTTCACCGGCGTGCTCTGCGGCCTGGGCCACACGGTGACGCCCGCCGCGGTGGGCGTGACGACGGCGGGCCTGCTCGCGTGGAAGGAGCGGATGGCCACCTTCAGCCACAAGATCACCGCCGAGGAGCTGAGAAGCGCCATCCTCCTGGCCATCCTCGCCTTCGCCATCTACCCGGTGCTGCCCGCGCAGCCGGTGGACCCGTGGGGCCTCATCGAGCCGCGCGCCGCGTGGGTGACGGTCATCCTCATCGCGGCCATCGGCTTCGTGAACTACCTCTTGTGGAAGATGTTCGGCACGCACGGCGTGGAGGTGACGGGGTTCCTGGGCGGGCTCGTCAACAGCACCGTCACGGTGGCGGAGCTGGCCAACCGCGTGCGTGAGACGTCCGGGCGCCTGCTCGACGTGGCGTACCGGGGCGTGATGCTGGCCACCGCCGCCATGGCGCTGCGCAATGCCGTATTGCTGGGGCTCCTGTCCTTCCGGGCGCTGGTGGACTCCGCCATCCCGCTGGTGCTCATCCTCCTGTCCAGCACGGGCCTGGCGCTGATGCGCTCGCGCACGGAGGCCACGCCCGGCGCGGAGCCGCCCGCCCTGCCGCTCAAGTCGCCCTTCTCGCTGCCGTCCGCGCTGAAGTTCGGCCTCATCTTCCTGGCGCTCCAGGTGGTGGGCACCGTGGGCCAGACGCTGCTGGGCCGCTGGGGCTTCTACGCGGTGAGCGCCCTGGGCGGACTGGTGTCCAGCGCGTCCGCGGTGGCGTCCGCCGCGTCGCTGTGCGCCAACGGCACCATCTCCCCCACGACGGCCGGGGTGGGCGCCATCATCGCGTCGCTCGCCAGCGCCGCCATCAACTTCATCCTCGTGGCGCGGGTGTCGGAACAACGCTCACTGACGCTGCGGCTGGGCCGCGCGCTGGGCGTCGTCATGCTGCTGGGGCTCGTGGGCGCGCTCGTGCAGACGCGCCTGCCCACGCTGCTGCCCGCGGACGCCGGAGGCGCGGGCCTGTTCAAGCCCCACGCCCCCGGACAGCCTCACGCGGACTGA
- a CDS encoding aquaporin, protein MPSSATPMDLRRRLVTEALGCALLVVALEGSHHVAEHLGASATEGRLFMSLSCGAVLACLLWVLRPLSGAHLNPALTFADALGDRTPWREVPLYALAQLSGALVGRLVAHLMCNEPLLLTARMPAADGARFLTEMVATFGLLVVVRGCVRTRPSAMPLAIAGYVAATVWFTDSRSLANPALVLARAASAHLGVMSPWEVESFIAAQLLGAALAVFLFRWLLGGAPKPVATAAVETVVFECAEAGPAHLAAALFNTLAHPDRARAVVSPPPGTGLDDGPPVAVATLMREANLRAAPPRDRSVPASHYVLIDVAGQAPGMDARVRERWSLPVLSLKDETGAKALQAALRPKLHQLLARQGWERLHVVSGGGPAPEGPRALT, encoded by the coding sequence GTGCCCTCTTCCGCCACACCCATGGACCTGCGCCGCCGGCTGGTGACGGAAGCGCTGGGGTGTGCGCTGCTGGTGGTGGCGCTGGAGGGGTCGCACCACGTCGCGGAGCACCTGGGCGCGAGCGCCACCGAGGGACGCCTCTTCATGTCCCTGTCCTGCGGCGCGGTGCTGGCGTGCCTCCTGTGGGTGCTGCGTCCGCTGTCGGGCGCGCACCTGAACCCCGCGCTCACCTTCGCGGACGCGCTGGGGGACCGCACACCATGGCGCGAGGTGCCGCTGTACGCGCTGGCGCAGCTGTCCGGCGCCCTGGTGGGGCGGCTGGTGGCGCACCTCATGTGCAACGAACCGCTGCTGCTCACCGCGAGGATGCCGGCGGCGGACGGGGCGCGGTTCCTCACGGAGATGGTGGCGACGTTCGGGTTGCTGGTGGTGGTGCGCGGCTGCGTGCGCACGCGCCCGTCCGCGATGCCGCTGGCCATCGCGGGGTACGTGGCCGCGACGGTGTGGTTCACGGACTCGCGCTCGCTGGCGAACCCGGCGCTGGTGCTGGCGCGCGCGGCCAGCGCCCACCTGGGCGTGATGAGCCCGTGGGAGGTGGAGTCCTTCATCGCGGCGCAGCTCCTGGGCGCGGCGCTGGCGGTGTTCCTCTTCCGGTGGCTGCTCGGAGGCGCGCCCAAGCCCGTGGCCACCGCCGCCGTGGAGACCGTGGTCTTCGAGTGCGCGGAGGCCGGCCCCGCGCACCTGGCCGCCGCCCTGTTCAACACGCTGGCGCACCCGGACCGGGCCCGCGCGGTGGTGTCGCCGCCTCCGGGCACGGGGCTGGATGACGGGCCGCCGGTGGCGGTGGCGACGCTGATGCGGGAGGCGAACCTGCGCGCCGCGCCGCCGCGCGACCGGAGCGTGCCCGCGTCGCACTACGTCCTCATCGACGTCGCGGGCCAGGCCCCGGGCATGGACGCGCGCGTGCGCGAGCGCTGGTCGCTGCCCGTGCTGTCGCTGAAGGACGAAACCGGAGCGAAGGCGCTCCAGGCGGCGCTGCGGCCCAAGCTGCACCAGCTCCTCGCGCGCCAGGGCTGGGAGCGGCTGCACGTCGTCAGCGGCGGCGGCCCCGCTCCGGAAGGCCCCCGCGCCCTCACCTGA
- the thiL gene encoding thiamine-phosphate kinase, whose product MPGEFDLIQRFLACFPRARVPVGPGDDCAVLAPMKGALCVTTDAVVEDVHFTRATFSAADIGHKALAVNLSDLAAMGAVPRWFVCALALPRDFPVRELSALGRGMAALAREHRIMLVGGNFTSARELSVTLTVTGELSRPPLTRAGGRPGDALYVSGTLGDARLGLQQLQAGVRRGPAVKRQRRPEPRIALGRLAARFASAGMDVSDGLAQDLGHLCAASRVGAELELERLPLSPGVRAALGPEGALRGGEDYELLLAVPPSRMQAFERACARAGQAVTRIGALTRERTWRIRGTGGRLLTPPGGYDHFARSGRQIQPDD is encoded by the coding sequence ATGCCCGGCGAGTTCGACCTCATCCAACGCTTCCTCGCCTGCTTCCCACGCGCGCGGGTGCCGGTGGGGCCGGGGGATGATTGCGCCGTGCTCGCCCCCATGAAGGGCGCGCTGTGCGTCACCACCGACGCCGTGGTGGAGGACGTGCACTTCACCCGCGCGACGTTCTCCGCGGCCGACATCGGCCACAAGGCGCTCGCGGTGAACCTGTCGGACCTGGCCGCCATGGGCGCCGTGCCTCGCTGGTTCGTGTGCGCGCTCGCGCTGCCCCGGGACTTCCCCGTCCGCGAGCTGTCCGCGCTGGGCCGGGGCATGGCCGCGCTCGCGAGGGAGCACCGCATCATGCTCGTGGGCGGCAACTTCACCTCCGCGCGCGAGCTGTCCGTCACCCTCACCGTCACCGGCGAGCTGTCCCGGCCGCCCCTCACCCGCGCGGGCGGCCGGCCCGGGGACGCGCTCTACGTCTCCGGCACGCTGGGCGACGCGCGCCTGGGCCTCCAGCAGCTCCAGGCCGGGGTCCGCCGGGGCCCGGCCGTGAAGCGGCAGCGCCGCCCGGAGCCCCGCATCGCCCTGGGCCGGCTCGCCGCGCGCTTCGCCTCCGCGGGCATGGACGTGTCGGACGGACTGGCCCAGGACCTGGGCCACCTGTGCGCCGCGTCCCGGGTGGGCGCGGAGCTGGAGCTGGAGCGGCTGCCCCTGTCCCCTGGCGTGCGCGCGGCGCTGGGCCCGGAGGGTGCCCTGCGGGGAGGGGAGGACTACGAGCTGCTGCTCGCCGTCCCACCTTCACGCATGCAGGCGTTCGAGCGGGCGTGCGCCCGCGCCGGGCAGGCGGTGACGCGCATTGGCGCGCTCACCCGGGAGCGGACGTGGCGGATTCGTGGCACGGGGGGGCGCCTTCTGACCCCGCCCGGGGGATACGATCACTTCGCCCGGTCAGGCAGGCAGATCCAGCCGGATGATTGA
- a CDS encoding methyl-accepting chemotaxis protein, producing MRRPLRDDPSSGLTPRREPVQRLLRAVEGPKVVREQSLHRKITTGYILLGLLLGTWLLCTESLFDASWGRWAFIIRVGVGVLLTFGGAAYLPSLLARVTRVKVLSRSAFEISQGDLSKPVAAEVHSTRDEIDELTGAISRMQENLRELVGKIQDTAKSVADTAIDLQRSAENVNGSTEEVGSSMEKIASGAETQSQLVSQASKVITEMAGSIQRTAASALDAARTSAETSSSAEDGSKAARLAGDKVKKVFNRIESASQQVFAFGEKTQEISKIVDAITQVAQQTNLLALNATIEAARAGEYGRGFAVVADEVRKLAESAGRSAEQISRLARDISGQSTSVVSAMKEGIAELAEGREDLTDIMRSMGAITDTARKGAEKVTLISDSTREQMKGSEEMVKAIEEIKLVAKNNASSTEAIQAVIQEQTAAVSRMTSLASELTNLSVELQSVVRSFRLGP from the coding sequence GTGCGCCGCCCCCTTCGCGACGACCCCTCCTCTGGCCTCACCCCCCGACGCGAGCCGGTGCAGCGACTGCTGCGCGCCGTCGAGGGCCCCAAGGTGGTCCGCGAGCAGTCCCTGCACCGGAAGATCACCACCGGCTACATCCTCCTGGGCCTGCTGCTGGGCACGTGGCTGCTCTGCACGGAGAGCCTCTTCGACGCGTCCTGGGGCCGCTGGGCCTTCATCATCCGCGTGGGCGTGGGCGTGCTCCTCACCTTCGGCGGCGCGGCGTACCTGCCGTCCCTGCTGGCGCGCGTCACCCGCGTGAAGGTGCTCAGCCGGTCCGCCTTCGAGATTTCGCAGGGTGACCTGTCCAAGCCCGTGGCCGCGGAGGTGCACAGCACCCGCGACGAAATCGACGAGCTGACGGGCGCCATCTCCCGCATGCAGGAGAACCTGCGCGAGCTGGTGGGCAAGATTCAAGACACCGCCAAGAGCGTGGCGGACACCGCCATCGACCTGCAGCGCAGCGCGGAGAACGTCAACGGGTCCACGGAGGAAGTGGGCTCGTCCATGGAGAAGATCGCCAGCGGCGCGGAGACCCAGTCCCAGCTGGTGTCCCAGGCCTCCAAGGTCATCACGGAGATGGCCGGCAGCATCCAGCGCACGGCGGCCAGCGCCCTGGACGCGGCCCGCACGTCCGCGGAGACCAGCAGCAGCGCGGAGGACGGCTCCAAGGCGGCGCGGCTCGCGGGCGACAAGGTGAAGAAGGTCTTCAACCGCATCGAGTCCGCCAGCCAGCAGGTGTTCGCCTTCGGCGAGAAGACGCAGGAGATCTCCAAGATCGTCGACGCCATCACCCAGGTGGCGCAGCAGACGAACCTCCTGGCCCTCAACGCCACCATCGAAGCGGCGCGCGCGGGCGAGTACGGCCGCGGCTTCGCGGTGGTGGCGGATGAGGTGCGCAAGCTGGCGGAGAGCGCGGGCCGCTCCGCGGAGCAGATTTCCCGCCTGGCGCGCGACATCTCCGGCCAGTCCACCTCCGTCGTGAGCGCCATGAAGGAAGGCATCGCGGAGCTGGCGGAGGGCCGTGAGGACCTCACCGACATCATGCGCTCCATGGGGGCCATCACCGACACCGCGCGCAAGGGCGCGGAGAAGGTGACGCTCATCTCCGACAGCACCCGCGAGCAGATGAAGGGCAGCGAGGAGATGGTCAAGGCCATCGAGGAGATCAAGCTCGTGGCGAAGAACAACGCCAGCTCCACGGAGGCCATCCAGGCCGTCATCCAGGAGCAGACGGCCGCGGTGTCGCGGATGACGTCGCTGGCGAGCGAGCTGACCAACCTCTCCGTGGAGCTGCAGAGCGTGGTGCGCAGCTTCCGCCTGGGGCCCTGA
- a CDS encoding chemotaxis protein CheW — MRHVIFRVEKERYGLPLSAVREVVVPPERYTRVPRAPPAITGVMNLRGRVVTVVELRQLLHLPEGPTPLCRVVLLDRGRRDLGLLVTDVDGIEAVERVSAAPGKVMPAVRGVARLGGLGVTVLDPEGLDAAVVALFTPSK; from the coding sequence GTGCGGCACGTCATCTTCCGGGTCGAGAAGGAACGCTACGGGTTGCCCTTGTCGGCCGTCCGGGAGGTCGTCGTGCCCCCGGAGCGCTACACGCGGGTGCCCCGCGCCCCGCCCGCCATCACCGGGGTGATGAACCTGCGCGGCCGGGTGGTGACGGTGGTGGAGCTGCGGCAGCTCCTGCACCTGCCAGAAGGTCCCACGCCCCTGTGCCGGGTCGTGCTACTGGACCGGGGTCGGAGGGATTTGGGCCTCCTGGTGACGGACGTGGACGGCATCGAGGCGGTGGAGCGCGTGAGCGCGGCCCCGGGCAAGGTCATGCCCGCGGTTCGCGGCGTTGCCCGCCTGGGCGGTCTGGGAGTGACCGTGCTGGATCCGGAAGGACTTGATGCGGCGGTCGTTGCCTTGTTCACTCCCTCCAAGTGA
- a CDS encoding response regulator, whose amino-acid sequence MAKRVLVVDDAIFMRNMIKDIFASGGFEVVGEAANGLEAVEKFKELKPDLTTMDIVMPFKSGIEATREIIKADSSAVVIMCSALGQESLVMEAIEAGASDFIVKPFRAEDVLAVVKKVLGEA is encoded by the coding sequence ATGGCTAAGCGGGTGCTGGTCGTCGACGACGCCATCTTCATGCGCAACATGATCAAGGACATCTTTGCGTCTGGAGGGTTCGAGGTCGTCGGTGAGGCGGCCAACGGCCTGGAGGCCGTGGAGAAGTTCAAGGAGTTGAAGCCGGACCTCACGACGATGGACATCGTGATGCCCTTCAAGAGCGGCATCGAAGCGACGCGGGAAATCATCAAGGCCGACAGCAGCGCGGTCGTCATCATGTGCTCGGCGCTCGGGCAGGAGAGCCTGGTGATGGAGGCCATCGAGGCGGGTGCCTCGGACTTCATCGTCAAGCCGTTCCGGGCGGAGGACGTGCTGGCGGTCGTCAAGAAGGTGCTGGGCGAGGCCTGA
- a CDS encoding chemotaxis protein CheA — translation MTMDMSRYLGLFISEATEHLEALGRDLVALEREATASTVDSMFRHAHSVKGMASSMGFEPIAMLAHRVEDLVDAVRQDRKLLDRDLVDLLLNAADTLTAQVRAVASNREPEQAEGLLKQLGSRVETLTGHAPAATRVAQVTALKPPTPGDDGEGSGGGEGPSGASGSGTPGGSAGPAPGAGNPGSAASAAEAPRAEVTEATEQGSSGSNGTSGAGAGAGAVAVTASSPVTVMPPATLMPPRDLSGPDSLYGAPIARSLAAVPEGDPAASVAALATGLKVVANVADGKPAAPRWSVRLRISPTCQVPGVRAFLVHKRLSTLGTLVDLRPPLEELKAGRIPDGYIQVDVETGVGEAGIQTALRNVAEVEVVSVTPSVPEPPPLPVAAPASDAARGASADAGSRTVRVRTELLDYFLDTVGELMLATARLREVGKVLPENTRPALEEGVYRLHTLVKDLHDKVMSARMTPLSLITDRLPRAARDLARRKEREVELVITGAEIELDRAILDELADPLLHLLRNCIDHGLESPEDRLAAKKSARGRVTVTVRRARDRVIIDIEDDGRGMDPAKLKAAALKRGLITEDAAQRMADRDAFLLSCLPGVSTAKDITDISGRGVGMDAVKRVVESVGGTLEIDSERGRGTVFTLRLPLTVAVVHLLLVEVGEEVFGLPIAKVVGATEADPQALSKSRETALLPHGNGLLPVHALEVLLGVPAAPKPGYRPFVVMEGDAGTGKVALAVDRLLGQEEVVLKPLSRPLDLLPGLSGVTILGSGRPVFILDVPRLLTA, via the coding sequence ATGACGATGGACATGTCCCGGTACCTGGGCCTCTTCATCTCGGAGGCCACCGAGCACCTGGAGGCGCTCGGGCGGGACCTCGTGGCGCTGGAGCGCGAGGCCACCGCCAGCACCGTGGACTCGATGTTCCGGCACGCCCACTCGGTGAAGGGCATGGCGTCGTCCATGGGCTTCGAGCCCATCGCGATGCTGGCGCACCGGGTGGAGGACCTGGTGGACGCGGTGCGGCAGGACCGCAAGCTCCTGGACCGGGACCTGGTGGACCTGCTGCTCAACGCCGCGGACACGCTCACCGCCCAGGTGCGCGCCGTCGCGTCCAACCGCGAGCCGGAGCAGGCCGAGGGGCTGCTCAAGCAGCTGGGCTCCCGTGTGGAGACGCTCACCGGGCATGCCCCGGCCGCCACCCGCGTGGCCCAGGTCACCGCGCTCAAGCCCCCGACGCCCGGAGACGACGGAGAGGGCTCGGGAGGCGGCGAGGGGCCCTCGGGCGCCTCGGGTTCCGGGACGCCGGGAGGTTCCGCCGGGCCCGCGCCGGGAGCCGGGAATCCAGGCAGCGCGGCGTCGGCTGCGGAGGCTCCACGCGCCGAGGTCACGGAGGCCACGGAGCAGGGGTCCTCCGGGAGCAACGGGACGTCCGGAGCAGGAGCCGGAGCGGGCGCGGTCGCCGTGACGGCGTCCTCCCCCGTGACGGTGATGCCGCCGGCCACCCTGATGCCGCCGCGCGACCTGAGCGGCCCGGATTCCCTCTACGGCGCCCCCATCGCGCGGTCCCTGGCGGCCGTGCCGGAGGGCGACCCCGCCGCTTCCGTGGCGGCGCTCGCCACGGGCCTCAAGGTCGTCGCCAACGTGGCGGACGGCAAGCCCGCCGCGCCCCGCTGGTCCGTGCGGCTGCGCATCTCCCCCACCTGCCAGGTGCCCGGCGTGCGCGCGTTCCTCGTGCACAAGCGGCTGTCCACCCTGGGCACGCTCGTGGACCTGCGGCCGCCGCTGGAGGAACTCAAGGCGGGCCGCATCCCCGACGGCTACATCCAGGTGGACGTGGAGACCGGCGTGGGCGAGGCCGGCATCCAGACGGCCCTGCGCAACGTGGCCGAGGTGGAGGTCGTCTCCGTCACCCCCTCCGTCCCCGAGCCGCCCCCGCTCCCCGTCGCCGCGCCCGCATCCGACGCAGCGAGGGGCGCCAGCGCGGACGCGGGCTCGCGCACGGTGCGCGTGCGCACGGAGCTGCTCGACTACTTCCTCGACACGGTGGGCGAGCTGATGCTCGCCACCGCGCGCCTGCGTGAAGTGGGCAAGGTGCTGCCGGAGAACACGCGCCCCGCGCTGGAGGAGGGCGTCTACCGGCTGCACACGCTGGTGAAGGACCTGCACGACAAGGTCATGAGCGCGCGCATGACGCCGCTGTCGCTCATCACGGACCGGCTGCCCCGCGCCGCGCGCGACCTCGCCCGCCGCAAGGAGCGCGAGGTGGAGCTGGTCATCACCGGCGCCGAAATCGAGCTCGACCGCGCCATCCTCGATGAGCTGGCGGACCCGCTGCTGCACCTGTTGCGCAACTGCATCGACCACGGCCTGGAGTCACCCGAGGATCGGCTGGCCGCGAAGAAGTCCGCGCGCGGCCGGGTCACCGTCACGGTGCGCCGTGCGCGCGACCGCGTCATCATCGACATCGAGGACGACGGCCGGGGCATGGACCCCGCGAAGCTCAAGGCCGCGGCCCTCAAGCGCGGGCTCATCACCGAGGACGCCGCCCAGCGCATGGCGGACCGCGACGCCTTCCTCCTGTCATGCCTGCCGGGCGTCTCCACCGCCAAGGACATCACCGACATCTCCGGCCGCGGCGTGGGCATGGACGCGGTGAAGCGCGTGGTGGAGAGCGTGGGCGGCACGCTCGAAATCGACAGCGAGCGCGGCCGGGGCACCGTCTTCACGCTGCGCCTGCCGCTCACCGTCGCCGTGGTGCACCTGCTGCTGGTGGAGGTGGGCGAAGAGGTGTTCGGCCTGCCCATCGCCAAGGTGGTGGGCGCCACGGAGGCGGATCCGCAGGCCCTGAGCAAGAGCCGGGAGACGGCGCTCTTGCCCCACGGCAACGGCCTGTTGCCGGTGCACGCCCTGGAGGTGCTGCTGGGCGTGCCCGCGGCGCCGAAGCCGGGCTACCGGCCCTTCGTGGTGATGGAGGGCGACGCCGGCACCGGCAAGGTGGCGCTGGCGGTGGATCGCCTCCTGGGGCAGGAGGAAGTCGTGCTCAAACCCTTGTCCCGCCCCCTGGACTTGCTGCCGGGATTGTCCGGCGTGACCATCCTGGGCAGCGGCCGTCCCGTGTTCATCCTGGACGTCCCGAGGTTACTGACCGCGTGA
- a CDS encoding chemotaxis protein CheC has translation MSPPLPSDAQLDALREVANIGCGHGANALARLVGGRVDLSVPDVRITDATQGPALFVDDAPAVAVRLGMTGELRGALVLTLPSVDAEALVSALVRGHPASPEERESALAEAANILASACLSAIGRLTGWRLLPSVPHLQRGPVRPVLAGVLGDVEPGPGVVLAARFSATGPTNVGGQMLLVLERGSAQALLSRLGL, from the coding sequence GTGAGCCCCCCCCTGCCCAGTGACGCGCAGCTCGACGCCCTGCGCGAGGTGGCCAACATCGGCTGCGGACACGGCGCCAACGCCCTGGCCCGGCTGGTGGGCGGCCGCGTGGACCTCTCCGTCCCCGACGTGCGCATCACGGACGCCACCCAGGGCCCGGCCCTCTTCGTGGACGACGCCCCGGCCGTCGCCGTGCGCCTGGGCATGACGGGCGAGCTGCGCGGCGCGCTGGTGCTCACGCTGCCGTCCGTGGACGCGGAGGCGCTGGTGTCCGCGCTCGTGCGAGGCCACCCCGCGTCCCCCGAGGAGCGCGAGAGCGCCCTGGCGGAGGCCGCCAACATCCTCGCCAGCGCGTGCCTGTCCGCCATCGGGCGGCTGACGGGGTGGCGGTTGCTGCCCTCGGTGCCGCACCTCCAGCGCGGGCCCGTGCGGCCGGTGCTGGCGGGCGTGCTGGGCGACGTGGAGCCGGGGCCGGGCGTGGTGCTGGCGGCGCGCTTCTCGGCCACGGGCCCCACGAACGTGGGCGGCCAGATGCTGCTGGTCCTGGAGCGCGGGAGCGCCCAGGCGCTGTTGTCCCGGCTGGGCCTGTAG
- the larB gene encoding nickel pincer cofactor biosynthesis protein LarB → MDEKALRALLGQVKTGKVSLDDAVGKLKDLPYAELGYATVDTHRNLRFGFPEVVLGEPKTVEQILGIVSVLVERKQTVLVTRLQPEKAEALVARFPKGQYHPVARIFHLPQRKVKAGRVAVVTGGTSDLPVAEEAALTAEAMGAEVRRVYDVGVAGIHRLLRRREEIQECHVAVAVAGMEGALASALGGLVGIPVVAVPTSVGYGANLGGISALLSMVNSCASNVATMNIDNGFGGGFYAALISRTKGRS, encoded by the coding sequence ATGGACGAGAAGGCGCTCAGGGCCCTGCTGGGCCAGGTGAAGACGGGCAAGGTCAGCCTGGACGACGCGGTGGGCAAGCTGAAGGACCTGCCGTACGCGGAGCTGGGCTACGCGACGGTGGACACGCACCGCAACCTCCGGTTCGGCTTCCCGGAAGTCGTGTTGGGCGAGCCCAAGACGGTGGAGCAGATCCTCGGCATCGTGAGCGTGCTCGTGGAGCGCAAGCAGACGGTGCTGGTGACGCGGCTCCAGCCGGAGAAGGCGGAGGCCCTCGTCGCGCGCTTCCCCAAGGGCCAGTACCACCCGGTGGCGCGCATCTTCCACCTGCCCCAGCGCAAGGTGAAGGCGGGCCGGGTGGCCGTCGTGACGGGCGGCACCAGCGACCTGCCCGTGGCGGAGGAGGCCGCGCTCACCGCGGAGGCCATGGGCGCGGAGGTGCGCCGCGTCTACGACGTGGGCGTGGCGGGCATCCACCGGCTCCTGCGCCGGCGTGAGGAGATTCAAGAGTGCCACGTCGCCGTGGCGGTGGCGGGCATGGAGGGAGCGCTGGCGAGCGCGCTGGGCGGCCTGGTCGGCATCCCGGTGGTGGCGGTGCCCACGTCGGTGGGCTACGGCGCGAACCTCGGGGGCATCTCCGCGCTGCTCTCGATGGTGAACTCGTGCGCCTCCAACGTGGCGACGATGAACATCGACAACGGGTTTGGCGGTGGCTTCTACGCGGCGCTCATCTCCCGCACGAAGGGCCGGAGCTAG